One genomic window of Tetrapisispora phaffii CBS 4417 chromosome 13, complete genome includes the following:
- the TPHA0M02040 gene encoding uncharacterized protein (similar to Saccharomyces cerevisiae FIG2 (YCR089W) and AGA1 (YNR044W); ancestral locus Anc_6.367): MAKLQLTKQSFLCALLLTQFATASQTDYSVRYSNNTVNESDTFSALSTAANEDSVYSSGDTSSLLGDYSSSITSSDIRIPSASLSDTGTSTHEVYNESRLDYDTELSKESSQIAFTSSYLDSTLISTSSQNIATSIATSHYEYDESSTIQQEKSISIGEIDSTQESETITQKEIHQSSYLMDSSLSTLTTENLEDSESAKPNDSTHELETNTFKSYGQSSIEITDSPSTSQVQNYSVESSKENSSTNEYESSSNLYSTLSKSSYNYETTFTTSSDSYDIDMTRSSNDYDVIVSTTSDYNSQMTISANEYSDDSITSTITLATEHTLSSDDYTSEVETSNIEFSEKLSIDSNYNFTITTITTQESATSIRYDENSSAITITSVYPTTITSTICDLCTEKPLSSTAGKVTTIYYTSSSQDTTISSNTDSYQLTTIQITTSNSDDIEYTTESIALVSTSTTWIDETQIVYTTWCPLSSQSVTPINSTSYLDAPPSDLEFNTTSGSYLLSTVATDVDSTYTTLISLTDESFSSSSSTSEESSISETTLSSSEHYSSEDLVLTSSTVTSQFSLSSKPFIASISSLTVSPLSESSMSLTTSNITLTDSPSTLDKTAISSYYHSVESISYTLPSSELETSSVISTTTYDKETANTGKDITNKTSALVKSSTELVPTSQEVYSIQPESFSEEVVTSLSITVITSTIEVCSNDICTKSLDFITSTSIVMISSDHSISTTPTLTQQISSSSIPISISSIYTEPSFNETTTRSPTTIVEICTEETCIDSSDETDSSAEATSSSTTVSSYVVKWTSSTITTTISGIKTIYTTYCPLTDISSSTSSSTITSQPTIRSASILISSTSTSVSTSKWTSSTITTTISGVKTVYTTYCPLTDTDSSASSSAITSQPTSTPSTFTAHSTTTSNSATTSVSSTLSPSTTTSPAASKWASSTITTTISGIRTIYTTYCPLTEISSSIFTYSTTSQSVILSSSATATSLSASKWISSTITTTVSGMETIYTTYCPFTDVSSSPTIASTIEVPSSTTVSTIISSSSYLPVSPSTVTSPSNTALNPATTNTSGTETTVTSYITSTSKLTSSTDINVTRSGVDYSTNENLPFSTETSTSSIIVETPVSKTLAAITDSSLTTVSILQQTSNSHYGTSTTSGIQDYNGSASSLKISNFIIALLSLFMLI; encoded by the coding sequence ATGGCAAAATTACAGCTAACAAAACAGTCATTTCTATGTGCCTTGCTGCTTACCCAGTTTGCGACTGCTTCGCAAACGGACTATTCGGTCAGATACTCAAATAACACTGTCAATGAAAGCGATACATTCTCAGCTCTAAGTACTGCTGCGAATGAGGACTCGGTTTACTCTTCTGGCGACACTAGTTCCTTACTGGGTGATTATTCATCTAGTATTACGTCAAGTGATATCCGTATTCCTAGTGCTAGTTTGAGTGATACAGGTACCAGCACCCATGAAGTATATAATGAATCAAGGTTGGATTATGACACAGAATTATCGAAAGAATCTTCCCAGATTGCTTTTACCTCAAGTTATTTGGACTCCACATTAATTTCAACAAGTAGTCAAAATATTGCGACATCCATTGCTACCTCACATTATGAATATGATGAGTCGAGCACTATTCAGCAAGAAAAAAGTATCTCTATAGGTGAAATTGATAGCACTCAAGAATCTGAAACTATAACTCAGAAAGAAATTCACCAATCTAGCTATTTAATGGATAGTAGTTTAAGTACACTAACAACAGAGAACTTGGAAGACAGCGAGTCAGCAAAACCAAATGATAGTACCCATGAATTGGAAACTAATACCTTCAAGAGTTACGGACAGTCATCTATAGAAATCACTGATTCTCCATCGACTAGCCAAGTTCAAAACTATTCTGTTGAAAGTTCTAAAGAAAACAGTTCAACCAATGAATATGAAAGCAGCTCCAATCTTTACTCAACCTTAAGTAAGTCTAGTTATAATTATGAAACAACATTCACTACATCTAGTGATAGCTACGATATTGATATGACCAGATCCAGTAATGATTATGATGTTATAGTTTCCACAACTAGTGATTATAACAGTCAGATGACGATTTCTGCTAATGAATATAGTGATGACTCGATTACATCAACTATTACTTTAGCTACTGAACATACCCTATCTAGTGATGATTATACCTCTGAAGTGGAAACGTCTAATATCGAGTTCAGTGAGAAATTGTCTATTGACAGTAACTATAATTTTACCATTACTACAATTACCACACAGGAATCTGCTACATCGATAAGGTATGATGAAAATAGTTCAGCAATTACTATCACCTCAGTTTATCCAACGACTATAACCTCTACCATCTGTGATTTGTGCACCGAGAAACCCTTATCCTCAACCGCAGGTAAAGTCACAACCATTTACTATACAAGCTCGAGTCAAGATACTACTATAAGTAGTAATACTGATTCTTACCAGTTAACTACTATTCAAATAACGACTAGTAACAGCGATGATATCGAATATACTACGGAATCAATCGCACTCGTTTCAACGTCAACAACCTGGATTGATGAAACTCAAATTGTTTATACCACTTGGTGTCCTCTTTCGTCACAATCCGTAACTCCTATAAATTCTACTAGTTATTTGGATGCACCACCTTCTGATTTAGAGTTTAATACAACCAGCGGTTCCtatttattatcaacaGTAGCTACAGATGTTGATAGTACATATACTACATTGATTTCGTTGACTGATGAATCTTTTTCTTCCAGTTCTTCTACATCGGAAGAAAGTTCAATATCAGAAACTACTTTATCGTCGTCCGAACACTATTCTTCTGAAGATTTAGTATTAACATCTTCAACAGTCACTTCCCAATTTTCGTTAAGTTCCAAGCCTTTCATAGCATCTATCAGTTCATTAACTGTATCCCCACTAAGTGAAAGCAGTATGTCTCTTACAACTAGTAATATTACACTAACCGATTCACCATCAACTTTAGATAAAACTGCTATCTCTTCCTATTATCATTCGGTTGAATCGATTAGTTACACGTTACCAAGCTCAGAATTAGAAACTTCCTCAGTTATAAGCACTACGACATATGATAAAGAGACTGCAAACACTGGTAAAGACATTACAAATAAAACGAGTGCCTTAGTCAAATCATCAACTGAATTGGTACCAACATCACAAGAAGTTTATTCCATTCAACCAGAAAGTTTTTCGGAAGAAGTTGTTACATCACTTTCCATAACTGTTATTACTTCAACTATTGAAGTCTGTAGTAACGATATATGTACAAAGTCATTAGATTTCATTACTAGCACTAGTATCGTAATGATTTCCTCCGATCATTCGATTTCTACAACTCCGACTCTAACTCAACAAATTAGTTCAAGCTCCATTCCAATATCTATAAGCTCTATATATACAGAGCCATCCTTTAATGAAACTACGACACGTTCACCTACTACAATTGTTGAAATTTGTACCGAAGAAACTTGTATTGATAGCAGCGATGAAACCGACTCTTCAGCTGAGGCTACTTCTTCCTCGACAACCGTTTCTTCTTATGTGGTTAAATGGACCTCTTCAACTATTACCACTACAATAAGTGGTATTAAGACCATTTACACTACCTACTGCCCATTGACTGACATAAGTAGTTCCACTTCTTCATCCACGATTACATCCCAACCTACTATCAGGTCTGcttcaattttaatatcatcaaCTTCTACGTCGGTTTCTACTTCCAAGTGGACCTCTTCAACTATCACTACAACAATTAGTGGCGTTAAAACTGTTTACACAACCTACTGTCCATTAACTGATACAGACAGCTCTGCTTCTTCATCTGCAATTACATCCCAACCTACTTCTACACCCTCCACATTCACAGCGCATTCCACTACCACATCCAACTCTGCTACTACATCTGTATCATCCACATTGTCTCCATCCACTACTACGTCACCAGCTGCTTCCAAGTGGGCCTCTTCTACTATCACTACAACAATTAGTGGTATCAGGACCATTTACACTACCTATTGCCCATTAACTGAAATAAGTAGTTCTATTTTTACATACAGCACCACATCCCAGTCTGTTATTCTATCCTCCTCAGCTACCGCTACCTCACTTTCTGCTTCCAAGTGGATTTCTTCAACTATTACCACTACAGTAAGTGGTATGGAGACGATTTATACAACATACTGTCCATTTACTGATGTTAGTAGTTCTCCTACAATTGCTTCAACTATCGAAGTTCCTTCGTCCACAACTGTTTCTACAATTATATCATCTTCCTCATATCTACCAGTCTCTCCATCTACTGTCACTTCTCCATCGAATACAGCTTTAAATCCTGCTACAACTAACACATCTGGTACTGAAACGACAGTAACTTCTTACATAACTTCTACTTCCAAGTTAACTTCATCCACCGATATAAATGTGACACGTTCCGGAGTTGATTATTCAACAAACGAAAATCTTCCATTTTCAACAGAAACAAGTACTTCTAgtattattgttgaaaCTCCAGTATCAAAAACCTTAGCTGCAATTACTGACTCTTCTTTAACTACGGTGAGCATTTTACAACAGACTTCTAACTCTCACTATGGAACATCTACAACATCTGGGATTCAGGATTATAATGGCAGTGCATcttcattgaaaattagtaattttataattgcATTATTATCCCTATTCATGTTAATTTGA
- the PET494 gene encoding Pet494p (similar to Saccharomyces cerevisiae PET494 (YNR045W); ancestral locus Anc_6.369) gives MPSLLNRKFQLSRGYARWYSRRIRRSGLFSMRFKHNTLLYISKNDYSATNILWKYFNAPGNVLFVTTNIVTFTGMVAYNTCVSNGKENALDENILSIQTALEKGPNTSEGISLNDYPIIDSELERYLPLRTEYPPNINAVPELDRKEVEETEMSPFKTITKEDLQLEGTARTVNFESQLAKLSIFNLLYSYYMYKSVLYNIKGRNKPNEGKFYNTFNLWHKETEEMSEQYLASEAGESSVDKIPLNGFYSLWKTNFTNSIKSFSEVQNLKLPNWRIYPKNLQKLCESLYNNDMTIIADFAEFYHELNDDKYKEVRNLLRLWLYDNMTLFKETNSKSKIFSNSSKYNLRKIKHANEIFYNELLDDSKDDITLFLKYSSIALNSQNKNRRNFMFPKLLIDSEKDNNSVTIQIDVPTISLETLLNVLDGFVRLKENKGIDCHDSIVKIISMLKKDCILSKTQDKNATMTGTRKDHVSVILLPNDLEQRVEIACQLDNKLKTINNYELMNHHDDLRKKCYRIVSTNPKAIQLLEKISQWE, from the coding sequence ATGCcttctttattaaatcGTAAATTCCAATTAAGTCGAGGATATGCTAGATGGTATTCTCGCCGAATCAGGAGATCTGGTCTCTTTTCCATGAGATTTAAGCATAACACCTTACTGTATATTTCGAAAAATGACTACAGTGCAACTAATATTTTatggaaatattttaatgctCCAGGCAATGTGTTGTTCGTCACAACAAACATTGTTACTTTTACAGGGATGGTAGCATATAATACCTGTGTTTCTAACGGAAAAGAAAATGCCTTAGATGAAAACATTCTCTCTATACAAACTGCTTTAGAAAAAGGACCAAATACAAGTGAAGGTATATCCCTAAATGACTATCCAATCATAGATTCGGAGTTAGAAAGATACCTGCCGTTAAGAACTGAGTATCCTCCAAATATAAATGCAGTGCCAGAATTAGACCGCAAAGAGGTGGAAGAAACCGAGATGTCTCCATTTAAAACTATAACAAAAGAGGATCTTCAATTGGAAGGAACAGCTAGAACTGTTAATTTTGAATCGCAATTAGCAAAATTATCTATCTTTAACTTACTATATTCTTATTACATGTACAAAAGTGTTTTATACAACATAAAGGGGAGAAACAAACCTAATGAAGGCAAATTCTATAATACATTCAATCTATGGCATAAAGAAACGGAAGAAATGAGTGAACAATACTTAGCATCTGAAGCTGGTGAATCTAGCGTAGATAAAATACCATTAAATGgattttattcattatggaaaacaaattttacaaattcaataaaaagtTTTAGTGAAGtgcaaaatttaaaacttcCAAATTGGAGAATATACCCTAAAAatcttcaaaaattatgtgaaagtttatataataatgatatgaCAATAATTGCTGATTTTGCAGAGTTTTATCatgaattaaatgatgataaatataaagagGTCCGAAATTTGTTGAGGTTATGGTTATACGATAATATGACGTTATTTAAGGAAACAAATTCTAAGAGTAAGATATTTAGTAATAGTAGCAAATATAATTTGaggaaaataaaacatGCGAATGAAATTTTCTATAATGAATTACTCGATGATTCAAAAGATGATATTAcattgtttttaaaatacTCTTCCATAGCATTAAACTCACAAAACAAGAACAGAAGAAATTTTATGTTCCCAAAATTACTTATAGACAGCGAAAAGGACAATAATTCAGTGACTATTCAAATTGATGTGCcaacaatttcattagAGACATTGCTGAATGTGCTAGATGGATTTGTTCGCttgaaagaaaacaaaGGTATTGATTGCCACGATTCTATTGTGAAgataatttcaatgttgAAAAAAGATTGCATATTATCCAAGACTCAAGATAAAAATGCCACCATGACCGGAACTCGCAAGGATCATGTCAGTGTAATATTGTTACCAAATGACCTAGAGCAAAGAGTCGAAATTGCATGCCAATTAGACAACAAgttaaaaacaataaacaaTTATGAACTAATGAACCATCATGACGATCTGCGAAAGAAATGTTACCGAATAGTATCAACCAACCCAAAAGCCATCCAATTATTAGAGAAAATATCGCAATGGGAATAA
- the TPHA0M02030 gene encoding uncharacterized protein (similar to Saccharomyces cerevisiae YCR087C-A; ancestral locus Anc_6.365), with translation MVTFNCEVCNDTVPKKNTEKHYYRCPNAYYTCIDCSTTFDDGYSYQKHTECITEDEKYQKALYQGKKKGGKKTEVKKAEAKKPEAKKTEAKKPEAKPKFTLTKGESLYKIMKTLKDKDAKKELLKRLIVDESGNLILKE, from the coding sequence ATGGTTACTTTCAATTGTGAGGTCTGTAACGACACTGTTCCTAAAAAGAACACCGAAAAGCATTACTACCGTTGCCCAAATGCCTATTATACATGCATCGACTGTTCGACCACGTTTGATGACGGGTACAGTTACCAAAAGCACACAGAATGCATAACGGAGGATGAAAAGTACCAGAAGGCTTTATACCAGGGCAAGAAGAAGGGTGGCAAGAAGACTGAGGTGAAGAAAGCTGAGGCCAAGAAGCCCGAGGCCAAGAAGACTGAGGCCAAGAAGCCTGAGGCCAAACCAAAATTCACACTGACCAAGGGCGAGTCATTATACAAGATCATGAAGACGCTCAAAGACAAAGACGCCAAGAAGGAGCTATTGAAAAGACTAATAGTCGACGAATCGGGGAACTTAATCCTGAAGGAATAA
- the TPHA0M02050 gene encoding uncharacterized protein (similar to Saccharomyces cerevisiae YCR090C; ancestral locus Anc_6.368), translating into MLYLVAEALFSENIRSISVKNDPSSPAEFSFNLVCTNCREEHESAVSINTFEKHDMPGSKGEASFILKCKFCDKDCSVNMNTFEDVFYNIENSQNTSELEAIALQREKKGIKNIKGNQSVLLEFDCRGCEVTKFHISSVPYKVNLNNKKTLEFEFEEGDNEWYDYDDDSAEEVSITEFNTEIMRGK; encoded by the coding sequence ATGCTGTATCTAGTTGCTGAAGCGCTGTTTTCTGAGAACATCAGATCTATCTCAGTTAAGAATGATCCATCTTCTCCTGCTGAATTTTCGTTCAATTTGGTTTGTACCAATTGTAGAGAAGAACACGAATCTGCTGTTAGTATTAATACTTTTGAGAAACATGACATGCCTGGTAGTAAAGGTGAAGCttctttcattttgaaatgTAAATTTTGTGATAAAGATTGTTCAGTTAATATGAATACTTTTGAAGATGTTTTCTATAACATTGAAAATAGTCAGAATACCTCAGAGTTAGAAGCCATTGCGTTACAAAGAGAGAAGAAAggaataaaaaatataaaaggTAATCAATCAGTTCTATTAGAATTTGACTGTAGAGGTTGTGAAGTTACAAaatttcatatttcaaGTGTTCCATATAAGGTTAATTTGAACAACAAAAAGACTCtagaatttgaatttgaagaaggTGATAACGAGTGGTATGATTATGACGATGATTCTGCAGAAGAAGTTTCTATCACTGAATTTAATACAGAAATTATGAGAGGTAAATGA
- the FPK1 gene encoding serine/threonine protein kinase FPK1 (similar to Saccharomyces cerevisiae KIN82 (YCR091W) and YNR047W; ancestral locus Anc_6.371), protein MVEKDQLNEKSRTVSFSKMLQKSLRLNSNSGNNDPATAPREMFSDDDSRARKSNSIELDAEQARNRSLADFNGNGDNFSNDNDNDNDNDNKTNKSNTSRLLRLKSFFSSTNSSMDNASSAFSDKNSSSNVSKVSAFLKQNSNVNITSSGGTPATDSNNELAARKLDPKGNKHSYKSRSNSNLSSRVEQNTDMHRSRSPLAHSKNSKNALNMVDLTDLTFENTPTSSKKIIGDISPSGNSQSSFQEFPSLESNATASLSSPPQKHVFQVQSLMVSSHSQEQLDIDSQRFLQQVNSISSLKDIRNPSLNSLTEIKEDERLDHFYNSMLAKNHDFESNGTFGNENKLVESRRDTITTNYSDLSLSLSNDEFQPFTTITIDFDNNNEKNQNEQQPTEFDIPNKAFAATKSLSPVRTRPHRTSSEPNYYQSSVSRKNQSNLIKNNIASQDALNLSAPPKLFDAFEEPKRSNRLRAKSFSNKFQDIVVSPQAFEKIRLLGQGDVGKVYLVREKASSRLYALKIFSKAEMIKRKKIKRVLVEQEILATSEHPFIVNLYHSFQSEDYLYLCMEYCMGGEFFRALQTRKTKCISEDDARFYAAEVVAALEYLHLMGFIYRDLKPENILLHKSGHIMLSDFDLSIQTTSSKEPVVKKLAQSAVVDTKICSDGFRTNSFVGTEEYIAPEVIRGNGHTAAVDWWTLGILIYEMLFGFTPFKGDNTNDTFCNILKDDVTFPNNNEISRNCKDLIKKLLTKNELKRLGSKTGAADVKRHPFFKKVQWSFLRNQDPPLIPVLSEDGCDFSKLSTNKKKSKDISDAISLTTIDKQEKNMFEETVEFDDDVSEDDPFHNFNSMSIMKQDNNSLVYGDNNSYGKVSYTTNANRVRSDSHRSFFKRNL, encoded by the coding sequence ATGGTTGAAAAAGATCAGTTGAATGAGAAGAGTAGGACGGTATCGTTTTCGAAAATGTTGCAGAAATCTCTACGTTTGAATAGCAATAGTGGCAATAATGATCCAGCAACAGCACCTCGTGAGATGTTTAGTGACGACGATAGTCGTGCGAGGAAATCGAATAGTATAGAGTTGGATGCAGAGCAAGCACGTAATAGGAGTTTGGCTGACTTTAATGGCAATGGCGATAATTTtagtaatgataatgataatgataatgacaATGATAACAAAACTAACAAGAGCAATACGTCGAGACTGCTCAGGTTGAAGAGTTTCTTCAGTAGTACGAACAGCAGCATGGATAATGCTTCATCTGCATTTAGTGATAAGAACAGCAGTTCCAATGTTTCAAAGGTCTCGGCATTTTTGAAACAGAATTCAAACGTGAACATAACCAGCAGTGGTGGTACGCCGGCCACTGACTCAAATAATGAACTGGCAGCGAGAAAGTTAGATCCAAAGGGGAATAAACATTCATATAAGAGTAGATCAAACTCAAACTTATCATCTCGCGTTGAACAGAATACAGATATGCATCGCAGCAGGTCTCCATTAGCTCATTCCAAAAACTCCAAGAATGCCTTAAATATGGTTGATTTAACCGACCTCACATTTGAAAATACTCCAACAAGTAGTAAAAAGATTATTGGTGATATCTCACCTTCAGGAAATTCACAATCAAGTTTTCAAGAATTTCCTTCATTGGAAAGCAATGCAACAGCTTCATTGTCTTCACCACCGCAGAAACATGTTTTCCAAGTACAATCCTTGATGGTTTCTTCACATTCACAGGAACAACTTGATATTGATTCTCAAAGATTTCTTCAGCAGGTCAATTCAATTTCCTCTTTAAAGGATATAAGGAATCCAAGTTTGAATTCTCTTACTGAAATAAAAGAGGACGAAAGGTTAGATCATTTTTACAATTCTATGTTGGCTAAAAATCATGATTTCGAAAGTAATGGTACTTTCggtaatgaaaataaactAGTCGAAAGTCGCAGAGATACTATAACTACAAATTATTCGGATTTGTCCTTATCATTAAGTAACGATGAGTTTCAACCTTTCACTACTATTACAATAGATTtcgataataataatgagaaaaatcaaaatgaACAACAACCTACAGAGTTTGATATACCGAATAAAGCCTTCGCAGCAACTAAATCATTGTCACCTGTTCGTACTAGACCTCATAGAACTTCATCAGAAccaaattattatcaaagtTCAGTGTCAAGAAAAAAccaatcaaatttaatcaaaaataatatagcCTCTCAAGAtgctttaaatttatcagCACCACCAAAGCTATTCGATGCATTTGAAGAACCTAAAAGATCAAATCGTTTAAGAGCTAAGTCATTCAGTAACaaatttcaagatattGTAGTGAGCCCACAAGCATTCGAAAAGATTAGACTGTTAGGTCAAGGTGATGTAGGGAAAGTATATCTCGTTAGAGAAAAAGCCTCCAGTAGATTGTATGCCCTGAAAATCTTCAGTAAAGCGGAGAtgataaaaagaaagaagataaaACGTGTATTGGTTGAACAAGAAATTTTAGCCACCAGTGAGCACCCTTTCATTGTTAATTTATATCATTCTTTTCAATCTGAGGACTATTTGTACTTATGTATGGAATATTGTATGGGTGGTGAATTTTTTAGGGCTTTACAAACTAGGAAAACAAAATGCATTTCTGAAGATGATGCAAGGTTTTATGCTGCCGAGGTTGTAGCAGCTTTAGAATATTTGCATTTAATGGGGTTCATTTATAGAGATCTGAAACCTGAAAACATTTTACTACATAAATCTGGACATATCATGTTGTCAGATTTCGACTTATCTATTCAAACAACTTCGTCAAAAGAACCAGTCGTTAAGAAATTGGCACAGTCTGCTGTGGTGGatacaaaaatatgttCAGATGGTTTTAGAACGAATTCCTTTGTTGGCACAGAAGAATACATTGCACCAGAAGTTATTCGTGGAAATGGTCACACAGCAGCCGTTGATTGGTGGACATTGGGtatattgatatatgaAATGTTATTTGGTTTCACTCCTTTCAAAGGCGATAATACCAACGATACATTTTGCAATATTCTAAAGGATGATGTTACTTTCCcgaataataatgaaatatcaaGAAACTGCAAAgatctaataaaaaaactgtTAACCAAAAACGAACTGAAAAGATTAGGGTCCAAAACTGGTGCCGCTGATGTAAAAAGACATCCCTTCTTTAAAAAAGTACAATGGTCATTTTTGAGAAACCAAGATCCCCCACTGATACCGGTACTTTCAGAGGATGGATGTGATTTTTCAAAGCTGTCGACcaacaagaaaaaatcaaaagatATTTCTGATGCAATCTCTTTGACAACAATAGataaacaagaaaaaaatatgtttgAAGAAACAGTTGAGTTTGACGATGACGTCTCTGAGGATGATCCATTCCATAACTTCAACTCCATGAGCATCATGAAACaagataataattcattagtTTACGGTGACAACAACTCTTACGGTAAAGTCTCGTATACTACAAATGCCAACAGAGTTAGGAGTGATAGTCACAGAAgctttttcaaaagaaactTGTAA
- the TRM112 gene encoding RNA methylation protein TRM112 (similar to Saccharomyces cerevisiae TRM112 (YNR046W); ancestral locus Anc_6.370): MKFLTTNFLKCSVGACDNSNDNFPLRYEGSKCQIVQDETVEFNPQFLLNILDRVDWNAIVTVARELGNQSLPVTKPQFTHQNGDANTASNLTEDELAVLQDLHVLLLQTSIAEGQMSCRNCNHIYHIKNGIPNLLLPPHLA; this comes from the coding sequence ATGAAGTTTTTGACCACGAATTTTTTGAAGTGCTCTGTAGGTGCATGTGACAACAGTAATGACAACTTCCCTCTACGCTATGAGGGTTCCAAGTGTCAGATTGTGCAGGACGAGACCGTTGAGTTCAACCCACAATTCCTACTAAATATCCTGGACAGAGTCGACTGGAATGCCATTGTCACGGTGGCCCGTGAACTGGGCAACCAATCGTTGCCGGTAACAAAACCACAATTTACCCATCAGAACGGCGACGCCAATACAGCTAGCAACTTAACCGAAGACGAACTAGCGGTCCTACAAGATCTACATGTCCTTCTATTACAGACTTCAATCGCAGAAGGTCAAATGAGCTGTAGAAATTGCAATCATATATATCACATCAAGAACGGTATTCCAAACCTATTGCTGCCACCACACCTGGCATAG